The Halostagnicola kamekurae sequence CGGGACTGAACGCCGAATCCGCCTCTCATCGAGCGAATAGCAGGTACTAGTTTTACGTCCCTGAGCGGTGGATCGATACCCGAGATGCAACCGGATATCGTCGATCCGACCGATCGGCGCGTCCTCGAGCGAAACTACGACTACGCCCAGAAGAACCTCTGGATTCTCTCTATGTGGTACGAGTACGACGTCCAGCGAATGATAGAACTCCTCGCAATCAACGACGTTCAACTGTCCGCAAACGACGAAAAACGGTTCGGAGAATATTACGAGTCCGTTCGAGCGGAGCGAAGCGATCGTGTCTGAATCCGTTCGAAGGGCGTCAACGTTAACATCGTCGCGCCGGAAAGTAGAGATATGAGCACCGAAAGCGTGGATGGTTCGGACACCCGACCGACGATCGAAGTGACCGAGGACGCTGCCGAACAGGCCCACTCGCTGTTAGAAGGGGAGGGTCTCGACGACGGTATCGCTGGACTGCGCCTTTTCGTACAACAGGGGGGCTGTGCCGGACTCTCGTACGGAATGCGATTCGACGACGAGCCCGAGGACGACGATACGATATACGAGCACCACGGACTTCGGGTCTTCGTCGACCCGGCGAGTCTCAAATACATCGAGGGAAGCGTTCTCGACTTCGAAAGCGGTCTGCAGGCGGAAGGGTTCCACGTCGAGAATCCGAACGTCGTCAGCGAGTGTGGCTGTGGCGAGTCGTTCCGGACGTAATCAGCCCAATTACGCGGGTCTGGGACAATAACGCCATCCAACGATATCGCTGACGAACTATCTCACTCCGCGCACTGGACTACTCCTCGAGTTCGAACGCGACCGTGACTTCCGCCTGGTACTCTCGATCGTCTACGTTGGCGATTTCGACACCGAGCTCGTCGACCTCGATCCAGTACACGTTCTGAAGCGTGGCTTCCGCTCGATCGATAGCGTCGTCGGCAGCGGCATCGAAACTTTCCGAACTCGTTCCGATCAATCTGATCTTTTTGAATACCATTGCCCGTGCTA is a genomic window containing:
- a CDS encoding HesB/IscA family protein → MSTESVDGSDTRPTIEVTEDAAEQAHSLLEGEGLDDGIAGLRLFVQQGGCAGLSYGMRFDDEPEDDDTIYEHHGLRVFVDPASLKYIEGSVLDFESGLQAEGFHVENPNVVSECGCGESFRT
- a CDS encoding dodecin, producing MVFKKIRLIGTSSESFDAAADDAIDRAEATLQNVYWIEVDELGVEIANVDDREYQAEVTVAFELEE